In the genome of Hyphobacterium sp. CCMP332, one region contains:
- a CDS encoding patatin-like phospholipase family protein — protein sequence MRKNQILLLFWLIIFAVTVEGIGSGLGIPTLFLDPEYNGDTGFVSFALLGLSLAGFTMAFNIANYILDSYRFNFLGFIRRPFTHFCINNSIIPIAYLITFTISVIFFQKEQNVYWIDILIKVLGFYFGYFFTLYLIILYFGITNKDYIKNFVNEVDRNLKKTPLSRQNILKRLNAVRKGNVVKINSYIRIPFKFVNVKPTKRFDREALVHIFDQNHLNAVLFEIISFILFMVIGLFKDYPIFQIPAASSALLLGTIIIMFIGAFTYWLRSWALTFLVILFLILNYTVQYGFFQKQNFALGLNYEIPPVEYNLDNIKKYNTDSIYTQDSLYTIKILENWKNKFIGPEKPKMIFIATSGGGQRAAVWTLRTLQYADSVTQGKLMQHTQLITGASGGMIGASYFRELYYRAQHNDISKSYWSNGFVDKISLDNLNPIIFSMVVSDLFLRVQKTEFEGMYYYKDRGYALEDKLNQNTDYVLDKKLMDYKYPELSAEIPMVIMSPAMINDGRKLYISPQPLSYMNRAAPEFMGTKTPLMKGVEFMRFFENHGAENLPMLTALRMNATFPYITPNIDLPSNPVTEIMDSGISDNFGTSDAVRFLFVFRKWIKENTSGIIFIRIRDTERNKQAEEKSTPSIVSKFLNPISSIYTIWGSIQEIKNDNYIEYAEQWIDNPVSVIDFEYDPRVYYFPKEPKPDITWKRAALSWHLTDKEKRSINNAIYAPVNQNALLELQKLLIK from the coding sequence TTGAGAAAGAATCAAATTCTCCTTCTTTTCTGGCTAATAATTTTCGCCGTAACTGTTGAGGGAATAGGAAGTGGTCTTGGTATACCTACGCTTTTTCTGGACCCTGAGTACAATGGCGATACTGGATTTGTCAGTTTTGCGCTTTTAGGTTTATCACTGGCAGGTTTTACAATGGCCTTTAACATCGCCAATTATATACTTGATAGCTATCGTTTTAACTTTTTAGGCTTTATCAGAAGGCCATTCACACACTTTTGTATTAACAATTCAATAATCCCGATAGCCTATCTCATCACATTTACTATTTCCGTTATTTTTTTTCAAAAGGAGCAAAATGTTTACTGGATAGATATACTAATAAAAGTTTTAGGTTTCTATTTCGGTTACTTTTTCACACTTTATCTTATCATTTTATATTTCGGAATTACAAACAAGGACTACATTAAAAACTTTGTCAATGAAGTTGATAGAAATCTTAAAAAAACACCATTATCACGCCAAAATATTCTAAAAAGACTGAATGCGGTCAGAAAAGGAAATGTTGTTAAAATTAATTCCTATATCAGAATACCTTTCAAATTTGTAAACGTTAAACCAACAAAGCGATTTGACAGAGAAGCACTAGTCCATATTTTTGATCAAAATCATTTAAATGCTGTTCTTTTTGAGATAATCTCATTTATCCTGTTTATGGTCATTGGACTTTTTAAGGATTATCCAATTTTTCAAATTCCCGCGGCTTCATCTGCACTTTTGTTAGGCACCATTATTATTATGTTTATTGGAGCATTTACCTATTGGCTAAGATCCTGGGCTCTCACTTTTTTAGTGATACTTTTTCTGATTCTCAACTACACTGTTCAATACGGATTTTTTCAAAAGCAAAACTTTGCATTGGGTCTTAATTATGAGATTCCACCTGTAGAATACAATTTGGATAACATTAAGAAATATAATACTGACTCCATCTATACACAGGATAGTCTGTATACAATTAAGATACTTGAAAACTGGAAAAATAAATTTATAGGCCCTGAAAAACCAAAAATGATTTTTATCGCTACAAGCGGAGGTGGTCAAAGGGCTGCTGTATGGACCTTAAGAACACTTCAATATGCAGATAGTGTCACTCAAGGTAAATTAATGCAACATACACAATTGATTACTGGTGCCTCTGGTGGAATGATAGGAGCGAGCTATTTCAGAGAGCTTTATTACAGGGCACAACATAACGATATTTCAAAGTCTTATTGGTCTAATGGTTTCGTTGACAAAATCTCCTTGGATAACCTGAATCCCATCATATTTAGCATGGTTGTGAGTGATTTATTTTTAAGAGTTCAGAAAACTGAATTTGAGGGTATGTACTATTATAAAGACAGAGGTTATGCATTGGAAGATAAATTGAATCAAAACACAGATTACGTACTGGATAAAAAATTAATGGATTATAAATATCCCGAGCTCAGTGCTGAAATCCCTATGGTCATAATGTCTCCTGCTATGATAAACGATGGACGAAAATTATATATTTCTCCACAACCGCTTTCTTATATGAACAGAGCTGCACCTGAGTTTATGGGCACTAAGACTCCATTGATGAAAGGTGTTGAGTTCATGCGGTTTTTTGAAAATCACGGTGCGGAAAATTTACCTATGCTAACCGCCTTAAGGATGAATGCCACTTTTCCTTATATCACTCCAAATATTGATTTGCCCAGTAATCCTGTAACAGAAATAATGGACTCGGGGATTTCTGATAATTTTGGCACTTCCGATGCTGTTCGTTTTCTTTTTGTGTTCCGAAAATGGATTAAAGAAAATACATCGGGTATTATATTTATTAGAATCCGCGATACAGAACGAAATAAGCAAGCAGAAGAAAAATCAACGCCAAGTATCGTTTCCAAATTTTTAAATCCAATTTCTTCTATTTATACCATTTGGGGATCTATTCAAGAAATAAAGAATGATAATTATATTGAATACGCCGAACAGTGGATCGATAATCCTGTAAGTGTAATAGATTTTGAATATGACCCCAGGGTTTATT
- the lepA gene encoding elongation factor 4 gives MKNIRNFCIIAHIDHGKSTLADRLLEKTNTITEREMQAQVLDDMDLEKERGITIKSHAIQMEYEQDDTNYILNLIDTPGHVDFSYEVSRAIAACEGALLVVDAAQGIEAQTISNLYLAIDHNLEIIPVLNKIDLPGAMPDEVSDQIIELIGCDKEDIIHASAKEGIGIQDILHAIIKRIPAPSGDPDAPLQALIFDSVFNSYRGIEVFFRVKNGTIKKGDKVKFVNTGKKYEADEIGTLKLKHFPVKEVGTGDVGYLISGIKQAKEVKVGDTITHLDRPCSSAIKGFEDVKPMVFAGIYPVDTTEFEELRSCMEKLQLNDASLVWEPETSMALGFGFRCGFLGMLHMEIVQERLEREFDMTVITTVPSVRYMVTKSDGSQIAVSAPSEMPDPTNISFVEEPFIRAQIISKSEYVGNIMSLCIDKRGELKNQVYLSSDRVELTFKLPLAEIVFDFFDKLKTISRGYASLDYELTGYDKSNLSKLDILLNGDKVDALSAIVHRDKAYEWGKRLCEKLKELLPRQQFEIAIQAAIGTKIIARESVRALRKNVTAKCYGGDITRKRKLLEKQKAGKKRMRQVGNVEIPQEAFMAVLKMDN, from the coding sequence ATGAAAAATATTAGAAATTTTTGCATCATCGCCCATATTGATCACGGTAAATCTACTTTGGCCGATAGATTATTAGAAAAAACCAATACCATTACGGAAAGGGAAATGCAGGCCCAGGTTCTTGATGATATGGATCTTGAGAAGGAGAGGGGAATAACCATTAAAAGCCATGCAATTCAAATGGAATATGAGCAGGATGATACAAATTACATTCTAAACCTAATTGACACACCAGGGCATGTGGATTTTTCGTATGAAGTTTCGAGAGCAATAGCTGCTTGTGAGGGCGCTCTTCTTGTAGTAGATGCAGCTCAGGGAATTGAAGCCCAAACCATTTCAAATTTATATCTGGCCATTGACCACAATCTTGAAATAATTCCTGTTCTTAATAAAATTGACCTTCCCGGAGCTATGCCTGATGAAGTGTCCGATCAAATCATCGAACTAATTGGATGTGATAAAGAGGATATTATTCATGCAAGTGCAAAAGAAGGAATCGGAATTCAGGATATCCTACATGCTATTATCAAAAGGATTCCCGCTCCTTCAGGCGATCCTGATGCACCTCTTCAGGCATTAATTTTTGATTCGGTTTTTAATTCATACAGGGGAATAGAGGTTTTCTTTAGAGTTAAAAATGGAACCATCAAAAAGGGGGACAAGGTAAAATTCGTCAATACAGGTAAAAAATATGAAGCGGATGAAATCGGCACCTTAAAACTTAAGCATTTCCCTGTTAAAGAAGTAGGCACTGGAGACGTTGGTTACCTAATAAGCGGTATCAAACAGGCCAAAGAAGTTAAAGTAGGGGATACTATAACACATCTTGATCGGCCCTGCAGCAGTGCAATAAAGGGTTTTGAAGATGTGAAACCAATGGTATTTGCGGGTATCTACCCAGTAGATACAACTGAATTTGAAGAACTTCGATCCTGTATGGAAAAGCTTCAGTTAAATGATGCATCTCTTGTTTGGGAACCGGAAACTTCAATGGCATTGGGTTTTGGATTTCGATGTGGTTTTCTTGGAATGCTGCATATGGAAATAGTACAGGAAAGGCTCGAGCGCGAATTTGATATGACGGTAATTACCACGGTGCCTTCAGTACGATATATGGTTACTAAATCCGATGGAAGTCAAATTGCGGTTTCTGCGCCTTCAGAAATGCCTGATCCCACAAATATATCCTTTGTTGAAGAGCCTTTTATTCGGGCACAGATTATAAGTAAATCTGAGTATGTAGGGAATATTATGTCTTTGTGTATTGACAAAAGAGGTGAATTGAAGAATCAGGTCTACCTAAGTTCTGACCGGGTAGAACTTACATTTAAATTACCTCTTGCTGAAATAGTCTTTGACTTTTTTGATAAACTCAAAACAATTTCAAGAGGATATGCCTCGCTTGATTATGAACTAACGGGTTATGACAAATCCAATTTGAGTAAACTGGATATTTTGTTAAATGGTGATAAAGTAGATGCACTTTCTGCTATCGTTCATAGAGATAAAGCTTATGAATGGGGGAAGAGGTTATGTGAAAAACTGAAAGAACTGCTTCCAAGGCAACAATTCGAAATAGCCATTCAGGCAGCTATAGGAACTAAAATAATCGCCAGAGAATCTGTTAGGGCATTAAGGAAAAATGTTACTGCAAAGTGTTATGGCGGTGATATTACCCGAAAAAGAAAATTACTTGAAAAACAGAAGGCAGGTAAGAAACGAATGAGACAGGTAGGCAATGTTGAAATACCACAGGAAGCTTTTATGGCTGTCTTGAAAATGGACAATTAA